The segment TCGAAATAACTATTTTAACCCCGGAGTCGGCCGCCTTTCTGGCGTTGATATCGTTTAAATCAAGCCGGAAGTAGGAGGCATTCACCTCGATTGCCTTACCGTAAGCCTTAGCCGTTTTAATGACCTCATCTATATCCACTTCATAGGGGTCTCTCTCTCCGATCAACCTTCCGGTTGGGTGGCCGAGTATATGTACGAGGGGATTCTTTAGTGCCGTTGTTATCCGCTTGGTCATGGAATTTCTATCCATCTTAAAACCGCTGTGCACCGATACCAGCACCATATCTAAATCCTTTAGAACCTCGTCGGGATAGTCGAGAGAGCCGTCGCTCTTTATGTCCACCTCCGCTCCCATGAGTATCCTGATTCCTTTAAGTTTTTTGTTTATTTGCTCAACTTCTTTTTTCTCCTCGTATAGTCTTTCTATAGAAAGCCCCCTGGCAATCCGGGAGGAAGGGGAGTGGTCGGTTATGGCGATGTATTGATATCCAAGCTCTTTTGCCCGAAGAGCCATCTCCTCGACGCCGGTTTTGCCGTCGCTCCACTTGGAATGCATCTGGAGGTCTCCTTTTATATCATCCAGCTCCACCAGGTCTGGCAGGGTTTTATTCAAAGCTGCTTCTATCTCTCCGTTATCCTCTCTAATTTCCGGTGGAATCCAGGGCATGCCCAGTATCTTATAAATCTCCTCTTCAGTTTCACCGGCTACTCTTTCTTCGCCCCGGAATAAGCCATACTCGTTTATCTTAAAACCCTTACGGAGGGCTATGGTCCTCAATTTCACGTTGTGTGCTTTTGACCCGGTGAAGTATTGAAGCGCGGCTCCGTAGGATTCGGGTGCGACGACGCGAAGGTCAACTTGGATCCCATCCTTGGTGATTATACTCCCCTTGGTATCGCCCGCCGCCAGCACGTTTTTGACCAGGGTGAGTTGAGTAAATGCCTTCACCACCTTCTCTCCGTCGTCGGCCATGGTCAGTATGTCGATGTCTCCTATAGTTTCTCTCATCCGTCTCAACGAACCGGCGGCAATGGTTCCTTCAGTCCCCGGAATCTTGCTGATCTCCTCAATTATTTCTTCTGCCAGTGGGAGCGCTATTCCCAGGAGTATTCTTTCCGTGCTTTGCTGGAAGATCTCGATTCCCCGTTTTATATCCTGAACCTTCTTCTCGCCCATGCCCCGAAGCTTCAAAATCTCCTCTCCATCCAAGGCTGCCCTGAGGTCGTCCAGGTTTTTAATACCGAGTTCCTTGTTTAACTTAGAGAGGGTCTTCGGGCCGAGCCCCTGAATGCCTAAAAGTTCTACCAGCCCATCGGGTACTTTCTTTTTCAGTTCCTCATAATCGCGTATCTTTCCATGCTCTATGTATTCTTTGATCTTTCCGGCGAGGTCGCTTCCCACCCCGGGGATCTTGGAAAGCTCGTCCCTCCTGGCCATATCCTCGATGTCACTGCTAAGGTCGGATATGCTCCGCGCCGCATTTCTGTAGGCCCTAATCCTGAACGGGTTTTCTTCGAGTAGGTCGAGTATGTCCGCTATTCTCTCGAATATCTCGGCAATCTCTCTATTCTTTTTCATGGTGTTTCAATTATATTCTAGGGGTGAGAGGTTTTAAAGTAAAATAGAGACTTGCTGCTGTCCAAAATAATTAGAAAGCAATAAATCCGTTCCTGTAAAAGAAGGCTTTTAGACAGATAAGAACATTTTTTTAA is part of the Thermodesulfobacteriota bacterium genome and harbors:
- the polX gene encoding DNA polymerase/3'-5' exonuclease PolX, which gives rise to MKKNREIAEIFERIADILDLLEENPFRIRAYRNAARSISDLSSDIEDMARRDELSKIPGVGSDLAGKIKEYIEHGKIRDYEELKKKVPDGLVELLGIQGLGPKTLSKLNKELGIKNLDDLRAALDGEEILKLRGMGEKKVQDIKRGIEIFQQSTERILLGIALPLAEEIIEEISKIPGTEGTIAAGSLRRMRETIGDIDILTMADDGEKVVKAFTQLTLVKNVLAAGDTKGSIITKDGIQVDLRVVAPESYGAALQYFTGSKAHNVKLRTIALRKGFKINEYGLFRGEERVAGETEEEIYKILGMPWIPPEIREDNGEIEAALNKTLPDLVELDDIKGDLQMHSKWSDGKTGVEEMALRAKELGYQYIAITDHSPSSRIARGLSIERLYEEKKEVEQINKKLKGIRILMGAEVDIKSDGSLDYPDEVLKDLDMVLVSVHSGFKMDRNSMTKRITTALKNPLVHILGHPTGRLIGERDPYEVDIDEVIKTAKAYGKAIEVNASYFRLDLNDINARKAADSGVKIVISTDAHHPDQLYAMRFGVGTARRGWVEKKDVINSLGLNQLMGWLSKVRNK